Proteins encoded by one window of Microaerobacter geothermalis:
- a CDS encoding ArsR/SmtB family transcription factor, with protein MTKELEEICADQCGGTVKEVIAGIKKTMIDEETAAGIADIFKALGDPTRVKIIYALLQKELCVHDITVILDMGQSAISHQLRYLRNLRIVKRRKEGKTVFYSLDDLHIELIFKETLQHVKHQ; from the coding sequence GTGACGAAGGAACTGGAAGAAATATGTGCTGACCAATGTGGCGGTACGGTCAAGGAGGTTATTGCTGGTATTAAGAAAACAATGATAGATGAAGAGACTGCAGCAGGGATTGCCGATATTTTTAAAGCTCTGGGAGACCCTACACGAGTCAAAATTATATATGCTCTTCTGCAGAAGGAATTATGTGTCCATGATATCACAGTGATTCTTGATATGGGCCAATCTGCCATTTCTCATCAATTAAGGTATCTCCGCAATCTGCGGATCGTAAAAAGACGAAAAGAGGGAAAAACGGTGTTTTATTCTTTAGATGATCTCCATATAGAGCTGATTTTTAAGGAGACTCTTCAGCATGTTAAACATCAATAA
- a CDS encoding YnfA family protein, translated as MEGECECSREFFLFILAGLVEIGGGYLIWLWLREGVSFCYGIMGSLILVLYGIIPTLQDFPYFGRVYAAYGGVFIILAVFWGWAIDKKIPDFYDGLGALISPIGVSVMLWGPRT; from the coding sequence ATAGAAGGGGAGTGCGAATGCTCAAGGGAATTTTTTTTATTTATTCTGGCGGGTTTGGTCGAAATCGGCGGAGGTTATCTCATTTGGCTTTGGCTAAGAGAAGGCGTATCCTTTTGTTATGGGATCATGGGCAGCCTAATTCTTGTACTGTATGGTATTATTCCTACTTTGCAAGACTTTCCTTACTTTGGGAGAGTATATGCCGCTTACGGAGGAGTATTTATCATACTCGCTGTTTTTTGGGGATGGGCAATTGATAAGAAAATTCCCGATTTCTATGATGGGTTAGGTGCATTGATTAGTCCCATTGGGGTGTCTGTGATGTTGTGGGGACCCAGAACATAG
- a CDS encoding LysR family transcriptional regulator: MDFYQLNTFYHVAKHMNFTRAAEELSISQPAVSRQIEALEQSLGLKLFHRAGRSVVLTDPGKTLYQMSEQILSLVNRTKSAMESMRNLESGSLHVGTSTTIGNYFIAPIVMKFIERYPGIEITLEIKSSEEIQNGIEKNILDVAIFAGATPTSSLFIEPFLLDELVLVAPKNHPLVSKENISLKDLLQEKFIIRSEGSNTRRTIEEHFKKFGLKLPSAVELNSTEAIKQAVISGSGISFLPKRTVELEVTLGVLQIIDGNDLKATRQFWIAHHKGTYPSPAVLAFTSFLKKNSY, translated from the coding sequence ATGGACTTTTATCAATTGAATACCTTCTATCATGTAGCCAAGCATATGAATTTCACCCGTGCTGCTGAAGAACTCTCCATCAGCCAGCCCGCCGTCTCCCGGCAAATCGAGGCATTGGAACAGTCCCTGGGATTAAAGTTGTTTCACCGGGCAGGCCGCAGCGTGGTGCTGACCGATCCCGGCAAAACCCTTTACCAGATGAGTGAACAAATCTTGTCTCTTGTAAATAGAACAAAGTCTGCCATGGAAAGCATGAGAAACCTTGAATCAGGGTCTCTACACGTGGGAACCAGCACCACCATCGGCAATTACTTTATTGCTCCCATTGTAATGAAGTTTATTGAACGGTATCCTGGAATCGAAATCACATTAGAAATTAAGTCAAGTGAGGAAATTCAAAACGGGATTGAAAAAAACATATTAGACGTGGCCATTTTTGCTGGGGCTACCCCTACATCTTCTCTTTTTATAGAGCCCTTTTTACTGGATGAGCTTGTTCTGGTCGCTCCTAAAAATCATCCGCTTGTTTCAAAAGAAAATATCTCCCTTAAGGATCTGCTGCAAGAAAAGTTCATCATTCGCAGCGAGGGATCCAATACAAGGAGGACGATAGAAGAACATTTCAAAAAATTCGGATTAAAATTACCTTCTGCCGTTGAACTGAATTCAACCGAAGCCATAAAACAAGCAGTAATCTCAGGATCGGGAATCAGTTTTCTGCCAAAAAGAACGGTAGAATTAGAAGTAACACTGGGAGTGCTTCAAATCATAGACGGAAATGATCTAAAAGCAACAAGACAGTTTTGGATCGCACATCATAAGGGCACTTATCCGTCTCCCGCAGTGCTCGCATTTACATCCTTTTTGAAGAAAAATTCATACTAA
- the selD gene encoding selenide, water dikinase SelD yields the protein MEQIPQIRLTSFSPGAGUASKIGPSDLAQVLRSMPDHQDETILIGRGDDAAIIRMGDRKSIVQTIDYISPVVNDPYGFGQVAAANALSDIYAMGGTPAFVLNIIGFPVNTLPLSIMEEILRGGMDKLLEVGVPIVGGHSYEDHAPKYGMAVTGYLDREHYVTKSGAKTGDVLILTKPIGIGVITTGIDLQLTTPQLEEGVLRIMTTLNNGASEAMMKVGVNACTDVTGFGLLGHLYEIVNSSMVSAEIRLSQVPVIPEAWELAEKQAISNGTRNNQRILREKVEWDQDIPDSTRWLLYDAQTSGGLLIAVSPEKKDLLIEELRKANCIAISEIGQIINRDDDHPIRVKK from the coding sequence ATGGAACAAATCCCACAGATCCGTTTAACCTCATTTTCGCCAGGCGCAGGCTGAGCGAGTAAAATCGGGCCCTCCGATTTGGCGCAAGTTTTGCGCTCTATGCCTGATCATCAAGATGAAACCATTCTCATTGGGAGAGGGGATGATGCAGCCATTATACGAATGGGAGATAGGAAATCGATCGTGCAAACCATTGATTACATCAGTCCTGTTGTAAATGATCCCTATGGGTTTGGGCAGGTAGCTGCCGCCAACGCATTAAGCGATATCTACGCTATGGGAGGAACACCTGCCTTTGTCTTGAATATCATTGGGTTTCCAGTCAATACGCTTCCTTTAAGCATAATGGAGGAGATTCTTCGCGGCGGTATGGATAAATTATTGGAGGTGGGAGTTCCCATAGTCGGCGGACATTCTTATGAAGACCATGCCCCCAAATATGGAATGGCTGTTACGGGGTACCTGGATAGGGAACATTATGTGACAAAGTCAGGAGCAAAAACGGGTGATGTATTGATTTTAACCAAACCCATTGGGATCGGAGTTATCACAACTGGTATCGATCTGCAGTTGACTACGCCCCAATTGGAGGAAGGGGTTCTAAGGATAATGACAACCTTGAATAATGGTGCATCTGAAGCCATGATGAAGGTTGGGGTAAATGCGTGTACCGATGTGACGGGATTTGGACTTTTGGGACATCTCTATGAGATCGTCAATTCAAGTATGGTATCCGCAGAAATCAGATTATCCCAGGTACCTGTCATCCCGGAGGCATGGGAGCTGGCTGAGAAACAAGCCATTTCAAACGGGACTCGAAACAACCAGCGCATACTTCGGGAAAAAGTAGAGTGGGATCAAGATATTCCGGATTCCACAAGATGGCTCCTCTATGATGCCCAAACATCCGGCGGGCTGTTGATCGCCGTTTCGCCGGAGAAAAAAGACCTCCTGATTGAGGAATTGCGAAAAGCCAACTGTATTGCGATTTCAGAAATTGGCCAGATCATAAATCGCGATGACGATCATCCGATTCGTGTAAAAAAATAA
- a CDS encoding cation diffusion facilitator family transporter, producing the protein MGLGHSHHHGHDHGHNHDHAHVRTTNKKLLTIALLITISFMIAEIIGGILSNSLALLSDAGHMFSDAFSLALSLIAIRFTTKPPTPQRTYGFYRFEILAAFINGVTLAVIAVYIYFEAYQRIISPPEVQGNTMLLIAFIGLLANIAAAWVLTRGNTAENLNMRSAFLHVLGDMLGSIGAIAAGLLIMFFDWYIADPVISIIVATLILFSGWRVTKESVHILIEGSPKHIDVNELNDKLHTIKGVVSIHDLHLWTITSGMESLSCHIVIDPDADPQQILLASKKLIHDAYGIDHVTLQLETEDLKIHEPDI; encoded by the coding sequence ATGGGATTGGGCCATAGCCATCATCATGGGCATGATCACGGTCACAACCATGATCATGCCCATGTTCGTACAACCAATAAGAAACTGTTAACCATTGCCTTATTGATTACCATCAGTTTTATGATCGCTGAGATTATCGGGGGAATTCTCTCAAACAGCTTGGCCCTACTGTCAGATGCCGGACACATGTTCAGCGATGCCTTCTCCTTGGCACTCAGCCTGATTGCCATTCGCTTTACAACAAAACCGCCTACCCCTCAGCGGACCTATGGATTTTACCGTTTCGAAATTCTTGCTGCGTTTATCAATGGGGTAACCTTGGCTGTTATTGCCGTCTACATATACTTTGAAGCATACCAACGTATCATATCGCCTCCGGAAGTCCAGGGGAACACCATGTTATTGATTGCTTTTATCGGACTGCTGGCTAATATTGCCGCTGCTTGGGTTTTGACTAGGGGAAATACAGCTGAAAACCTCAATATGAGAAGTGCATTTCTCCATGTTCTAGGGGATATGCTGGGTTCCATCGGAGCAATTGCGGCAGGATTGCTCATCATGTTTTTCGACTGGTACATCGCCGATCCGGTCATCAGCATCATTGTAGCCACTTTAATACTGTTCAGCGGATGGCGGGTAACCAAAGAATCTGTTCATATTTTAATTGAAGGTTCTCCCAAGCATATTGATGTCAATGAACTAAACGATAAGCTTCATACCATCAAAGGGGTTGTCAGTATCCATGATCTGCACCTTTGGACCATTACTTCCGGTATGGAATCTCTCAGCTGTCATATTGTCATTGATCCGGATGCCGATCCGCAACAAATTCTTCTGGCCAGCAAAAAATTGATCCATGATGCCTATGGAATTGATCATGTTACTCTGCAGCTGGAAACAGAGGATTTAAAGATACATGAACCCGACATATAA
- a CDS encoding MFS transporter, producing MNKLFRFHYGFIIAGFSLILLIITSGMILSIGIFVKPISQEFLWDRSVFSSIIAGFMIVQGLFSPFLGNLITKVGPKKVISIGVLLQGLVYISLSFLQNLTQFFLLYTLIMAVAYGTTALVTISVLISIWFEKRKGLIMGITMAGLPLGPQLLTPVITYWLIQLGWRNTFLILGMILLGILLPLGLVFLKNKPQDMGLLPYGKEEGCETEESKGLSHHEGKPVSYLAVFRNKEYYKLSFSYFACGYTLSFFSTHFFSYGTDIGLDPLVAAFAFGLTGSAAAIGTPLAGGLSDRWGGKTMLSIVYLLRAISFIMIGLASDNWYIYLGAVIYGLSWTATGPLTSMLAGEIWGTFSLGKVFGSIFLVHQIGAALGAWLGGVIYDYTGSYFFGFILSAIVLIMGAVLSLSVKAQKGIKPHLAITPSAGTADLS from the coding sequence ATGAATAAATTATTTCGGTTCCATTACGGTTTTATTATCGCAGGGTTCTCATTAATCCTGTTGATTATTACATCAGGGATGATTCTGAGTATTGGTATTTTTGTTAAACCGATCTCCCAGGAATTTTTGTGGGATCGTTCCGTCTTTTCCTCCATCATCGCCGGTTTTATGATTGTCCAGGGTCTTTTTTCTCCTTTCTTGGGAAATTTAATCACGAAAGTGGGACCTAAAAAGGTGATTAGTATTGGGGTCCTCCTTCAAGGTCTCGTGTATATCAGCTTATCATTTCTGCAAAATCTGACACAATTTTTCTTATTGTATACACTGATCATGGCTGTTGCTTATGGCACAACGGCACTTGTTACGATTTCCGTTCTTATCTCCATTTGGTTTGAAAAAAGAAAAGGACTAATCATGGGTATTACCATGGCTGGACTGCCGTTGGGTCCCCAATTACTTACTCCAGTCATTACCTATTGGTTGATCCAGCTGGGATGGAGAAATACCTTTCTGATATTGGGAATGATTTTGCTCGGAATCCTTCTCCCATTAGGGCTTGTTTTTCTGAAAAACAAGCCCCAGGATATGGGGTTGTTACCTTACGGGAAAGAAGAAGGCTGTGAAACAGAGGAATCAAAAGGGTTGAGTCATCATGAGGGAAAACCGGTTTCCTATTTAGCCGTATTTCGAAATAAGGAGTATTACAAATTATCATTTTCTTACTTTGCCTGCGGCTACACATTAAGTTTTTTCAGTACCCATTTCTTCAGTTATGGGACCGATATCGGATTGGATCCTTTGGTTGCCGCTTTTGCTTTTGGTTTGACCGGCAGTGCTGCGGCGATAGGAACACCCTTGGCAGGGGGCCTGTCTGACAGGTGGGGGGGTAAAACCATGTTATCGATTGTATATTTGTTGAGGGCCATCTCATTCATTATGATTGGACTTGCAAGTGATAATTGGTATATCTATCTGGGAGCTGTGATATATGGTCTTTCCTGGACAGCGACGGGGCCCCTTACATCCATGTTAGCTGGAGAAATATGGGGGACATTTTCCTTAGGAAAGGTTTTTGGCAGTATATTTCTGGTCCATCAAATCGGAGCCGCTTTGGGAGCCTGGCTGGGCGGAGTCATTTATGATTACACGGGAAGTTATTTCTTTGGTTTTATTCTTTCGGCCATCGTATTAATCATGGGAGCCGTTTTAAGCCTATCTGTGAAAGCACAGAAAGGGATAAAACCGCATCTGGCGATCACACCTTCTGCAGGTACAGCAGATTTGTCCTAA